One region of Chloroflexota bacterium genomic DNA includes:
- a CDS encoding GNAT family N-acetyltransferase has translation MACSDGSSVIEYRETAEGLEPRQLVGFFVDWLRMPTPEAHLEILHGSANVVVAIDQESDQVVGFVTAISDGILSAYISLLEVLLDYQGRGIGSELMRRLLDQTKDLYMVDTLCDVDVQPYYERFGMKRATGMRIRRYDRIPSGETGG, from the coding sequence ATGGCGTGCTCTGACGGATCGTCCGTGATCGAGTACCGCGAGACCGCGGAGGGCCTGGAGCCTCGCCAACTGGTGGGATTCTTCGTCGATTGGCTGCGGATGCCGACGCCCGAGGCGCATCTCGAAATTCTGCACGGGAGCGCGAACGTCGTGGTGGCGATCGACCAGGAGTCGGATCAGGTGGTCGGGTTCGTCACGGCCATCAGCGACGGGATCCTGAGCGCCTACATCTCGCTGCTGGAGGTGCTGCTGGACTATCAGGGTCGCGGCATCGGCTCGGAGTTGATGCGGCGGCTCCTGGACCAAACCAAGGATCTGTACATGGTGGACACGCTCTGCGATGTGGACGTGCAGCCCTACTACGAGCGCTTCGGGATGAAACGGGCGACGGGGATGCGGATTCGGCGGTATGACCGGATTCCGAGTGGGGAGACGGGCGGGTAG
- a CDS encoding NAD(P)/FAD-dependent oxidoreductase — MRRRRAGRLVTRLAREPVLIGALAGAAAALVFLVPASPMGGFDGLLGSPVDDALLAVHLVIGAATGAIYARVIPLRRRGEHASRITLALMTGLILWVVGPLTIGPALDGDAPTWSVEAASRHFPSLIAHLMFGGGLGVLLALATRVGVGQGAEAPAASRVSDQPVRVVIVGGGFAGLGAAQRFEELHRRDVPLDVTLVSRSNFLLFTPMLAEVASSGLDAQAISAPIRVACPHTRFRHADVQAVDADARCITAVPIGSDRTERIAYDHLIVAVGSVPAFYGLPGLAEHAFTLKTLEDAARLRNHVITALETAEQQADGPAREALLTFAVAGGGFAGTEAIAELFDLVRSVRRYYPGIGREEPRFVLVHSSDRIIPELSRELGDYARERLERRGIEFVLGQRVAAADAMSVTLDDDSRIPTRTLVWTAGNQPSPLLRGMPCERNRRGQLVVETTLQVPGLDGVWALGDGAQVPDVHRPGAFHPPTAQHAIRQGKAVADNVVAVARGQAPKPFSYRAIGSLVALGSRTAAAEVAGRKFSGFVAWVMWRTIYFTKLPGMDRKVRVALDWAIDLLFPRDIVLLPGPFEAAEPSSRPKPKPVAPGESAR, encoded by the coding sequence GTGCGCCGCCGGCGCGCCGGTCGCCTGGTGACGCGCCTCGCGCGTGAGCCTGTGCTGATCGGCGCCCTGGCGGGCGCCGCGGCGGCGCTCGTGTTCCTGGTTCCGGCGTCGCCCATGGGCGGGTTCGACGGACTGCTGGGTTCGCCGGTCGACGACGCGTTGCTGGCCGTGCACCTAGTCATCGGGGCCGCGACGGGGGCGATTTATGCGCGCGTGATTCCGCTGCGCCGGCGCGGCGAGCACGCCTCGCGCATCACGCTGGCCCTCATGACGGGGCTGATCCTCTGGGTCGTCGGTCCGCTCACCATCGGTCCGGCGCTCGACGGCGACGCCCCCACCTGGTCGGTCGAGGCCGCGTCGCGGCACTTTCCCAGCCTCATCGCGCACCTGATGTTCGGCGGGGGACTTGGCGTGCTGCTGGCGTTGGCGACTCGCGTGGGGGTCGGCCAGGGCGCTGAAGCTCCAGCCGCCTCCCGAGTGTCCGACCAGCCCGTCCGCGTCGTGATTGTGGGCGGCGGGTTTGCCGGCCTGGGGGCCGCGCAGCGCTTCGAAGAGCTGCATCGCAGGGACGTGCCGCTCGACGTGACCCTGGTGAGCCGCAGCAACTTCCTGCTCTTTACCCCGATGCTCGCGGAGGTGGCGTCGAGCGGATTGGACGCCCAGGCCATCTCCGCCCCGATCCGCGTCGCCTGCCCGCACACGCGATTTCGCCACGCCGATGTCCAGGCGGTCGACGCCGACGCCAGGTGCATCACCGCCGTCCCCATCGGCTCCGATCGGACCGAGCGGATCGCCTACGACCACTTGATCGTGGCGGTCGGTTCCGTGCCCGCGTTTTACGGCCTCCCGGGGCTCGCCGAGCACGCCTTCACCCTCAAGACCCTCGAAGACGCGGCCCGCCTGCGCAACCACGTCATCACGGCGCTGGAGACCGCGGAGCAGCAGGCCGACGGTCCCGCGCGCGAGGCGCTGCTGACGTTCGCCGTGGCGGGAGGCGGGTTCGCCGGCACCGAGGCTATCGCCGAGCTCTTCGACCTCGTGCGCAGCGTGCGGCGCTACTACCCCGGTATCGGGCGCGAGGAGCCGCGGTTCGTGCTGGTGCACTCCAGCGACCGCATCATCCCCGAGCTGAGCCGGGAGCTGGGCGACTACGCGCGCGAAAGGCTAGAGCGCCGCGGCATCGAGTTCGTGCTCGGCCAGCGCGTGGCTGCCGCCGACGCCATGAGCGTGACCCTGGACGACGACTCCCGGATTCCGACGCGCACGCTGGTATGGACCGCCGGCAACCAGCCGAGCCCGCTGTTGCGCGGGATGCCCTGCGAGCGCAACCGGCGCGGCCAGCTCGTCGTTGAAACCACCCTGCAAGTGCCGGGGCTCGATGGCGTGTGGGCCCTGGGCGACGGCGCGCAGGTGCCCGACGTGCACCGGCCCGGCGCCTTTCACCCGCCCACCGCGCAGCACGCGATCCGCCAGGGCAAGGCCGTGGCCGACAACGTGGTGGCCGTCGCGCGCGGGCAGGCGCCCAAGCCGTTCAGCTACCGCGCCATCGGCTCGCTGGTCGCGCTCGGATCGCGCACCGCCGCCGCCGAAGTGGCCGGCCGCAAATTCTCCGGCTTCGTCGCCTGGGTCATGTGGCGCACGATCTACTTCACCAAGCTGCCGGGCATGGACCGCAAGGTGCGGGTGGCGCTGGACTGGGCCATCGACCTGCTGTTCCCGCGTGACATCGTGCTGCTGCCCGGACCGTTCGAGGCTGCCGAGCCAAGCTCCCGCCCGAAACCCAAGCCGGTCGCGCCAGGAGAATCCGCCCGATGA
- a CDS encoding DM13 domain-containing protein — MTRRRVLIGGGLVGIIVAVAIAWWLISPLFRDTVVDEAFPFELPEPAAMETMTEEEKQEMAAEFEAAVPTLMEIEELAEADRMVVQERVMEAAAAMPDTMMDEPMPAMPEPAATPKPEATPQAEAAPQPELLREGQFRGADDFHRGSGTATIFRTPDDKLVLRLTDFMVTNGPALSVLLSSAPAPASSQQLGDYIDVGALKGNIGNQNYEIPAGTDLSTYNSVVIYCVPFHVVFATATLPA, encoded by the coding sequence ATGACTCGACGACGAGTGCTGATCGGCGGTGGACTAGTCGGAATCATCGTTGCGGTGGCGATTGCCTGGTGGCTGATCTCGCCGCTCTTTCGTGACACCGTGGTTGACGAGGCGTTCCCCTTCGAGCTTCCGGAACCCGCCGCCATGGAGACCATGACCGAGGAAGAGAAGCAGGAGATGGCCGCCGAATTCGAGGCCGCCGTCCCCACGCTGATGGAGATCGAGGAGCTGGCCGAAGCGGACCGCATGGTGGTCCAGGAGCGGGTGATGGAGGCGGCCGCCGCCATGCCCGACACCATGATGGACGAGCCGATGCCCGCCATGCCAGAGCCGGCGGCCACGCCGAAGCCCGAGGCCACGCCGCAGGCGGAAGCCGCGCCGCAGCCTGAGCTCTTGCGCGAGGGCCAGTTCCGCGGCGCCGACGACTTTCACCGCGGCTCCGGAACCGCCACCATCTTCCGCACGCCCGACGACAAGCTGGTGCTGCGCCTCACCGACTTTATGGTCACCAACGGTCCGGCGCTGAGCGTGCTGCTGTCGTCGGCGCCCGCGCCGGCGTCTAGCCAGCAGCTGGGCGACTACATCGACGTGGGTGCGTTGAAGGGCAACATCGGCAACCAGAACTACGAGATCCCGGCCGGCACCGACCTGTCGACGTACAACAGCGTCGTCATCTACTGCGTGCCGTTCCACGTCGTGTTCGCGACCGCGACCCTCCCCGCGTAA